In one window of Henckelia pumila isolate YLH828 chromosome 1, ASM3356847v2, whole genome shotgun sequence DNA:
- the LOC140872478 gene encoding uncharacterized protein: MANQNGDHPNLEVLIAQAVQRALAERGEANLLHPEHNAHIEEIKKLKEEMKQLRKKQAGYLATTTRNIPFTQEILDADLPKQFKLPHIGEYDGKGDPEDHLARFENAALLHKYSDQIKCRAFLTTLIGPAQQWFNMLRPGEIKEFKDFSKSFLHHFASSKKHPTTTFSLFAIKQREHENLRAYIHRFSALALEVPMATPDLLISAFMQGLDTKDFLKSLIKRPAETYQELLARAEKYANMEEIQVSRAAVKRERPKSPKSNRVPNSNSGMGQPFRPALLGEFTSFTPLRMSKVRALQICDDRKLTQRPPWTEKGPRNRESNKYCHFHNEYGHTTEYCRQLDQEIERIIQQHSELKNILIRQEGYRSNRGQRGRSRQRARTAPPQEDFNHPNQDQPREDRAHQRPAPPARGIINMISGGPTDGDSNQARKTSSRKLINMGIDNQTVHTGPTLSFGPGDLKGVPSNHNDALVIRAMVANYDVARVFVDSGSSVNVLFKEAINQMDLGQYNMEPVITSLFGFTGHAIRPVGLVHLPLTLGKNNGRKTKIVSFIVVDAPSAYNAILGRPAMTTFMAVSSALHQKMKFPVGNKVGEVQGDQVIARKCYVEEVRIEQKVTRTDSVDRAGLSGMEKVNLIEDTYVTPEEEFEEIMISPPSGMVKIARTLVARLKQPLLECLEKNKDVFTWSVSDLIGVRREVAEHKLNIVKGCRPIIQKKRHFGPKKDAVIKEQVDELLRAGHIQEIHFPTWLSNIVLVPKSTGKWRHELLSFLDAYQGYHQIPLAREDKDKVSFVTSAGTYCYVVMPFGLKNAGATYQRLMDKVFEQQIGKNIEVYVDDILIKTRTADQFITDLAQTFQTLKNYQLKLNPSKCTFGVKAGKFLGYMVTRRGIEANPEKVQAIIAMSSPRNIQEVQRLTGRITALARFISRSADKSLSFFKALRKTKNFEWNEESEKAFQDLKAYLSALGKIAANPDISGRLVRWITELSEYNIKYEPRIAIKAQALADFLAETVQLEQEELWKIFVDGSSCQSESGAGIVIISPWGEETNISIRLDFRASNNEAEYESLLLGLKAARNLGISRAILYSDSQLAIQQSNGKFEIKDDKMKKYAKALDKAKEGFIELKLELIPRSENIKADHLARLASALSDRPEPIVAGRELISQLETMDDMLTQIPEGYWRYDIHKYLTTKELPSDNKKAKEVKRRALRFVMIDRILFKRSFSQTLLKCLGLDEANYVLREIHEGSCGSHLGGLALARKTLLAGFFWPTMRKDSADLVNSCYNFQRHANLQWRPAEYMKAVVAACPFDQWGMDIVGPFPVSTGQRKFLLASDNERQFCGSKVRAWCQEIKIEQVFTSVAYPQGNGQVEVTNSTIVQALKTRLDAAKGKWADELPSVSWSYRTTTRSGTGETPFSMVYGTEAVLPAEIGQESARIMAYGANNQELRSMDLDLLEEHRSRAEIRLAAYRKRMTQAYNKRVYPKILQEGDLVMRKIQHPGKRGKLEAKYEGPFKVIGKAGIATYYLEDAQGKKGKRPWNAQHLKKYYP, translated from the exons ATGGCTAATCAGAATGGAGATCATCCAAATTTAGAGGTATTAATAGCTCAGGCTGTTCAGAGGGCTTtggcagagagaggagaggccAATCTTCTGCACCCCGAGCATAATGCTCACATTGAGGAGATCAAAAAATTGAAGGAAGAGATGAAGCAATTAAGGAAAAAGCAGGCCGGGTACCTAGCTACCACAACAAGGAACATTCCTTTCACTCAGGAAATATTGGACGCCGACCTCCCCAAACAATTCAAGTTGCCTCATATCGGGGAGTATGATGGTAAGGGAGACCCTGAAGACCATTTGGCACGTTTCGAGAATGCAGCTCTGTTGCATAAATATTCTGATCAAATCAAGTGTAGGGCCTTCCTTACTACACTCATAGGACCAGCACAGCAATGGTTTAATATGTTACGTCCAGGGGAGATCAAGGAATTTAAGGATTTTAGCAAATCCTTTTTGCATCACTTTGCTAGCAGCAAAAAACATCCTACCACTACCTTCAGCCTTTTCGCAATCAAGCAACGGGAGCATGAAAATTTAAGAGCTTATATCCACAGGTTTAGTGCCTTGGCTCTCGAGGTACCCATGGCAACGCCGGACCTGCTTATCAGTGCCTTCATGCAAGGGCTGGACACAAAAGATTTTCTCAAATCTTTAATAAAAAGGCCGGCAGAGACATACCAGGAGTTACTTGCCCGAGCTGAAAAATATGCCAACATGGAAGAAATACAGGTCTCGCGAGCCGCTGTGAAGAGGGAACGACCAAAAAGTCCAAAGAGCAATAGAGTTCCAAACAGTAACTCCGGGATGGGACAGCCATTTCGACCCGCACTATTGGGAGAATTCACGTCTTTCACTCCTTTGCGCATGAGCAAAGTCCGAGCCCTTCAAATTTGCGACGATCGGAAACTCACACAGAGGCCTCCATGGACCGAGAAGGGACCTCGAAATAGGGAATCGAATAAGTATTGTCACTTTCATAATGAGTACGGGCACACTACAGAATATTGTCGTCAACTAGACCAAGAGATTGAGAGGATAATACAGCAACATTccgaattaaaaaatatattgatcCGCCAAGAGGGGTATCGCTCGAACAGGGGACAGCGAGGAAGATCGAGACAGAGAGCCCGAACTGCTCCCCCTCAAGAAGATTTCAACCACCCAAATCAGGACCAGCCCAGAGAGGACCGAGCTCATCAGAGACCGGCTCCCCCTGCCCGAGGAATTATCAACATGATCTCTGGAGGCCCTACCGACGGAGATTCCAATCAGGCTAGGAAAACTAGCAGccgaaaattaataaatatgggGATTGACAATCAGACCGTCCATACTGGTCCGACCCTCTCTTTTGGGCCAGGGGATTTGAAAGGGGTTCCTAGCAACCATAATGATGCGCTGGTAATAAGAGCCATGGTCGCAAATTACGATGTAGCTCGGGTATTTGTGGATTCAGGCAGTTCTGTCAATGTTCTTTTCAAAGAAGCCATAAATCAAATGGACTTGGGACAATACAATATGGAGCCCGTCATAACATCACTCTTTGGATTCACGGGTCATGCAATCCGACCTGTTGGGTTAGTGCATCTACCACTAACTCTTGGGAAAAACAACGGTCGTAAAACCAAGATTGTAAGTTTCATTGTAGTGGACGCTCCATCCGCCTATAATGCCATATTAGGGAGACCTGCCATGACTACTTTCATGGCCGTCTCATCAGCTCTGCATCAGAAAATGAAGTTCCCAGTGGGTAATAAAGTTGGGGAAGTACAAGGCGATCAAGTTATTGCTCGCAAGTGTTATGTGGAGGAGGTCAGAATAGAGCAGAAGGTGACTAGGACGGATAGTGTTGACAGAGCTGGACTTTCTGGCATGGAAAAAGTCAATCTGATAGAGGACACATATGTCACTCCTGAAGAAGAATTTGAGGAAATCATGATCTCACCTCCTTCCGGGATGGTAAAAATTGCTCGCACTTTGGTAGCACGGTTGAAGCAACCATTACTGGAAtgcttggaaaaaaataaagatgtcTTCACTTGGTCAGTTTCAGACCTGATAGGGGTGCGTCGGGAGGTCGCAGAACATAAGCTCAATATAGTGAAGGGTTGTCGTCCTATTATTCAAAAGAAGCGTCATTTCGGCCCTAAAAAAGATGCAGTAATAAAGGAGCAGGTGGACGAGTTACTCAGGGCTGGGCATATTCAAGAAATCCACTTCCCGACCTGGTTGTCTAACATAGTCCTGGTTCCAAAATCTACGGGAAAGTGGC GGCATGAATTACTCAGCTTTTTGGATGCTTACCAGGGATATCACCAAATTCCCTTAGCAAGAGAAGACAAAGACAAGGTGAGTTTTGTCACATCAGCAGGAACTTATTGCTATGTGGTCATGCCGTTTGGACTCAAAAATGCTGGGGCAACATATCAGAGATTAATGGACAAGGTATTCGAGCAACAAATCGGAAAGAATATTGAAGTCtacgttgatgatatcttgatcaaAACCCGAACTGCCGATCAGTTTATTACCGACCTGGCTCAAACATTCCAGACACTGAAAAATTATCAACTAAAGTTAAACCCTAGCAAGTGTACTTTTGGAGTCAAGGCGGGAAAATTTCTGGGTTATATGGTTACGAGAAGAGGAATTGAGGCCAATCCTGAAAAGGTCCAAGCTATCATTGCTATGAGCTCACCCAGGAATATACAGGAGGTACAAAGGTTAACAGGAAGAATTACAGCGTTAGCTCGGTTTATAAGCAGATCTGCAGATAAGAGTCTATCCTTCTTCAAAGCACTAAGAAAGACAAAAAACTTTGAATGGAATGAGGAGAGTGAGAAGGCCTTCCAGGATTTGAAGGCCTATCTAAG TGCTTTGGGAAAAATCGCAGCTAATCCAGACATATCGGGTAGACTGGTCAGATGGATCACAGAATTGAGCGAGTACAATATCAAATATGAGCCTCGCATAGCTATAAAGGCTCAAGCCCTAGCTGACTTCTTGGCAGAGACAGTTCAGCTAGAACAAGAAGAGCTATGGAAAATTTTTGTAGATGGGTCATCATGTCAGTCCGAGAGCGGGGCTGGAATCGTGATCATCTCACCTTGGGGTGAAGAAACTAACATTTCAATCAGACTGGACTTCAGAGCCTCTAACAATGAGGCGGAATATGAGTCCTTATTACTTGGACTCAAGGCAGCACGGAATTTGGGCATTTCCCGGGCTATTCTATACTCGGATTCCCAATTAGCTATTCAGCAGAGCAATGGAAAGTTTGAGATCAAAGATGATAAGATGAAGAAATATGCCAAAGCATTGGACAAAGCCAAAGAAGGATTCATCGAGCTGAAGTTGGAGCTCATCCCCCGATCTGAGAACATCAAGGCCGACCATTTGGCCCGCTTAGCCAGTGCCCTGAGTGATCGGCCTGAACCCATCGTTGCAGGTCGGGAACTCATATCTCAATTGGAAACTATGGATGATATGTTAACCCAAATACCAGAAGGGTATTGgagatatgatatacataaatATCTGACCACGAAAGAATTACCAAGTGATAATAAAAAAGCAAAAGAGGTAAAAAGAAGGGCTCTTCGCTTTGTCATGATTGATCGAATTCTGTTTAAACGATCCTTTTCTCAGACTTTGTTAAAATGTTTGGGTCTTGATGAGGCCAATTATGTGTTGCGAGAAATTCATGAAGGGTCTTGTGGCAGTCACCTGGGTGGTTTGGCCCTAGCTCGAAAAACACTTCTGGCAGGATTCTTCTGGCCAACCATGCGGAAAGATTCAGCAGATCTAGTTAATTCATGTTATAATTTCCAGAGACATGCTAACCTACAGTGGAGACCTGCAGAATACATGAAGGCAGTAGTGGCCGCTTGTCCTTTTGATCAATGGGGAATGGATATTGTAGGGCCATTCCCTGTTAGCACGGGGCAAAGAAAATTTTT GTTGGCATCAGACAATGAAAGACAGTTCTGTGGATCCAAAGTTCGGGCATGGTGTCAGGAAATAAAGATCGAACAAGTTTTCACCTCTGTTGCATACCCGCAAGGGAATGGACAGGTCGAAGTTACTAACAGTACGATTGTTCAAGCTCTTAAAACACGACTAGATGCAGCTAAGGGTAAGTGGGCAGACGAACTCCCTTCTGTATCATGGTCTTATCGAACTACAACTCGATCCGGTACAGGTGAAACTCCTTTCAGCATGGTGTATGGGACTGAAGCAGTGCTCCCGGCAGAGATTGGACAAGAGAGCGCTAGGATAATGGCATATGGGGCTAACAATCAAGAACTGCGATCAATGGATTTAGACTTACTGGAGGAGCACAGGTCCCGAGCTGAAATTAGGCTCGCAGCCTATCGCAAACGAATGACCCAGGCCTACAACAAAAGAGTATACCCTAAGATTTTACAGGAGGGAGATCTGGTTATGCGAAAGATACAACATCCTGGGAAAAGAGGAAAGCTagaggccaagtatgaaggcccATTCAAAGTGATAGGAAAAGCTGGAATAGCTACATATTACTTGGAAGACGCCCAAGGCAAGAAAggtaaaaggccatggaatgctcAGCACTTGAAAAAATACTATCCCTAG